The genomic interval GTTATTAGTTAACATTTTTTATTGAAAAATCTGTGTTCGCCAGGGTACAGGGTCAACAGATTGGCCATTGACATACAAGCCCCAGTGCAAGTGCGGCCCTGTAGACGCGCCAGTTGAACCAACTGCGCCAATTAATTGACCAGCTTTCACAAAGTCGCCTTCCTTAACGTTAATGCGACTTAAATGTAACAATATGCTGGTTACTCCTTGACCGTGATCAATCCCGACTACATTGCCATGAACTCGGAAGCCTTGTGAAACTGTACCCACTAAAGCAACTCTTCCAGATGCTGGGGCGGTTACAGGTGATCCTGCGGCTCCGGCGTAGTCTACACCCCGATGATAATAATCCTTTGCAAATTTACCATTATAGTAACGACGTACGCCATAGATTGTACTAATCCGGGCTTTGCTGGGTGCGAGGAATTTGCCGTCCCAATATTTTTCAGGGGTTTGCAAAGCTTTGAAGGCAGCGACACGCTTGAGTTCATGTTCGGTGGCTCCATCGGCGGATTTCCCTGGTGGGAGGGTGATGCGTTGTATGGGAAATTTGCGCGATCGCAATTTGACTGTTAAATTCTTAACTTGACCATCTCCCGCAATTTTTAAGGTTCGATTTCCTGCTGTTTCTAGGGGAGTGGTGGGAATGAAGGCTCGATATTTGTTTGGTGCAACAGCAAAGGCTGGGTAAGTTTTCTCACCTACTACTACTGTTGGTTGCTGATTATTTTCTTGGGTGACATCAATCATTACCGACAGGGTGTCTCCCAACTGGGGATTACTCGGAGATAACTGTACTTGTAAAGCTGCTGCTGGTAATGCCAATCCCAGAGGTAAAGAGATAAATATCCCGTAGAAAAGATTTTTTGTGTGGCGAGTTACTAGCCGACTCTGAGAACTTTTAGTATGATTCTCGATAATCATAGAAATATAATATAATTCCTTTCTTTTGTGAACATCTAGCCTAAATGATCATTGCTAGGGCTTTGTCCGCAATGTAATTATTTTTGAACACCATAATATTATGTCAATAAACATTCTAATGAATAAGCTATACCGATTTGGATGCGATCGCCAATAATCATCATTTGTTTCCATGAAATACTCTAGGCAGTCAAGCAAACAATAAGCTAAAACATGGTTAAGCGTTGTTGTTGCCAACCCTTGTTTTG from Aulosira sp. FACHB-615 carries:
- a CDS encoding M23 family metallopeptidase; the encoded protein is MIIENHTKSSQSRLVTRHTKNLFYGIFISLPLGLALPAAALQVQLSPSNPQLGDTLSVMIDVTQENNQQPTVVVGEKTYPAFAVAPNKYRAFIPTTPLETAGNRTLKIAGDGQVKNLTVKLRSRKFPIQRITLPPGKSADGATEHELKRVAAFKALQTPEKYWDGKFLAPSKARISTIYGVRRYYNGKFAKDYYHRGVDYAGAAGSPVTAPASGRVALVGTVSQGFRVHGNVVGIDHGQGVTSILLHLSRINVKEGDFVKAGQLIGAVGSTGASTGPHLHWGLYVNGQSVDPVPWRTQIFQ